Proteins found in one Crassostrea angulata isolate pt1a10 chromosome 3, ASM2561291v2, whole genome shotgun sequence genomic segment:
- the LOC128179030 gene encoding DNA polymerase iota-like produces MDLIMEDFNEDDEVWSNPVTDTLKITDSEQVVRDETKDRQSIHRRTIVHIDVDCFYAQVEMIRNPTLRDKPLGIQQKNIVVTCNYVARKYGVTKLMYIKDAKEKCPQLVLVSGEDLTNYRNMSYKISEFLLKYTPYVERLGMDENYLDVSELVECRKDKTPLTVAGRVFGDSNQDSSEDICTCGCYERILIGSHIAEEIRAALYKEMGITCCAGIAHNKLLSKLVGEQHKPNQQTTVFSHHALTFMSKLPKARSIPGVGSATARRLAEFGVVTMTDLQQCPLEDLKRDLGNSTGVTIKELSEGIDGNPVIPYSKPQTLSDEDSFKSCCSVKEANQKIKELVKSLMIRLVEDGRVAGTVRLTIRRLSAENKYLNRESRQCNIPSHVISKLSKDNQDQACGKMEDLLMSLFNKLVDVKRPFHLTLINVAFCNLTERSKNSISHFFSPQKNKSARSENKHSNADHSNTNQKSELYFGNNGMNSSAAKETKTKCSTSMSLPTSSTNHYGNKNSTGDKEQNFCESETNLDQVTVVPVEQSCGNDNARHLVNKRKSCSPKSGFFSKRIRTDEKSSECKNSCDLPSVGQDSIDAEVFGQLPPEIQKEITESRNMQQPPSPVFVKQALGSPSQRGEVDETYKDGVQNEKKIENDLLTTDLACKSDSKNLKSFTSVTKTDKTPLVPAGYDRDVFLNLPPDIQRELIQEEERKAEWAHVKHGRQAVRNPQSRDSTSAGNLLKYLKRRK; encoded by the exons ATGGATTTGATTATGGAAGATTTCAACGAGGATGATGAGGTCTGGTCCAATCCTGTGACTGACACCTTGAAAATAACCGACTCTGAGCAGGTTGTGAGAG ATGAAACAAAAGATAGACAGTCTATCCACAGAAGAACCATCGTCCACATTGATGTGGATTGTTTTTATGCTCAGGTGGAAATGATCAGAAACCCAACACTGAGAGATAAACCTTTAG GAATTCAGCAGAAGAACATTGTGGTGACCTGTAATTATGTTGCAAGGAAGTATGGCGTGACAAAGCTTATGTACATAAAGGATGCCAAGGAGAAATGCCCTCAGCTGGTACTGGTCAGTGGGGAAGATCTGACTAATTACAGGAACATGTCGTACAAAATCTCAG AATTTCTCCTTAAGTACACACCATATGTAGAAAGACTAGGAATGGATGAGAATTATTTAGATGTATCCGAGTTGGTAGAATGCAGGAAAGATAAGACACCACTGACGGTTGCAGGCCGTGTATTTGGAGATTCAAATCAAGATTCAT CAGAGGACATCTGTACCTGCGGTTGCTATGAGAGGATTTTGATTGGTTCCCACATTGCAGAGGAGATTCGAGCAGCTTTATACAAAGAAATGGGAATCACATGCTGTGCTGGTATTGCTCATAACAAACTGTTGTCTAAACTTGTGGGGGAGCAACACAAACCTAATCAACAAACCACGGTCTTTTCCCATCATGCCTTGACTTTCATGTCCAAACTACCAAAAGCACGGAGTATTCCTG GTGTTGGATCAGCCACTGCTAGAAGGCTGGCAGAATTTGGGGTTGTGACGATGACAGATTTACAGCAGTGCCCCCTGGAGGATCTAAAAAGAGACTTAGGCAACAGCACAGGGGTCACCATCAAAGAGCTCAGCGAGGGCATCGATGGGAACCCAGTCATTCCTTACAGCAAACCACAG ACATTAAGTGATGAGGATTCTTTTAAAAGTTGCTGCTCTGTGAAAGAAGCAAATCAGAAGATTAAAGAGTTGGTAAAGAGTCTCATGATAAG GCTGGTTGAGGATGGTCGTGTTGCTGGTACAGTTAGATTGACCATACGTAGACTGAGTGCTGAGAATAAATACCTGAACAGAGAATCCAGACAGTGCAACATTCCCAGCCATGTCATCTCAAAACTGTCAAAAG ACAACCAGGATCAAGCCTGTGGTAAAATGGAAGATCTTTTGATGTCTTTATTCAACAAACTAGTTGATGTGAAGAGGCCATTTCATCTAACTCTTATTAATGTTGCATTCTGTAACCTAACAGAGCGAAGCAAGAACTCTATTAGCCATTTCTTTTCTCCCCAAAAGAACAAGAGTGCAAGAAGTGAAAACAAACATTCAAATGCTGATCATTCAAACACCAATCAAAAATCTGAGTTGTATTTTGGGAACAATGGTATGAATTCCTCAGCTGCAAAAGAAACTAAAACAAAATGCTCAACTTCTATGTCTTTGCCAACATCATCTACGAATCATTATGGAAATAAGAACTCCACAGGAGATAAAGAACAGAATTTTTGTGAATCTGAAACAAATTTGGACCAAGTTACAGTTGTACCTGTAGAACAGTCATGTGGAAATGACAATGCACGCCATCTTGTGAACAAACGGAAGTCCTGCTCCCCCAAGTCTGGGTTTTTCAGTAAGAGGATTAGAACAGATGAGAAAAGTTCTGAGTGTAAGAATTCATGTGATCTGCCTTCTGTTGGTCAGGACTCCATTGATGCTGAGGTTTTTGGCCAGCTTCCTCCTGAAATCCAGAAAGAAATAACTGAATCTAGAAACATGCAGCAGCCTCCCTCTCCTGTCTTTGTCAAACAGGCATTGGGCTCACCAAGTCAAAGAGGGGAGGTTGATGAAACTTATAAAGATGGTGTCcagaatgaaaagaaaatagaaaatgATTTGTTGACTACAGATTTAGCATGTAAAAGCGATAGTAAAAACCTTAAATCTTTCACATCAGTGACAAAGACAGACAAGACCCCATTAGTTCCAGCGGGATATGACCGTGACGTCTTTCTCAACTTGCCCCCAGACATTCAGAGAGAGCTCATACAGGAAGAAGAGAGGAAAGCTGAATGGGCTCATGTTAAACATGGAAGACAGGCTGTCAGAAACCCACAAAGTAGAGACTCAACGAGTGCTGGAAATCtcttaaaatacttaaaaagaagaaaataa
- the LOC128179055 gene encoding calmodulin-like isoform X1 — MASMANSSHLSEIKTLFSTFDKNKDGYLTSKEVAALLQSGKLSANVPYNAIQKVVREVEKRDKKMVNITQLMEVLGRHCSEFNPMADMMEAFKVFDKNGDGVISVSELRHVMNNLGERLTDRELQQMFRNADQDGDGEINFNEFLKMMTNS; from the exons GCATCGATGGCTAACTCATCACACCTGTCGG agattaagactttattttctacatttgaCAAAAACAAGGACGGCTACCTGACATCTAAAGAAGTTGCAGCTCTACTGCAGTCAGGGAAGCTCAGTGCAAATGTACCCTACAATGCTATACAAAAGGTCGTGCGGGAAGTCGAAAAAAGGG ACAAAAAGATGGTGAACATTACGCAGCTTATGGAGGTCTTAGGACGGCACTGCTCCGAGTTTAATCCAATGGCAGACATGATGGAAGCCTTCAAGGTGTTCGACAAGAATGGCGACGGCGTGATTAGCGTGTCAGAACTACGTCACGTGATGAACAACCTCGGAGAGAGGCTGACAGACCGAGAGCTTCAGCAGATGTTCAGAAACGCCGATCAAGATGGCGATGGAGAAATCAACTTCAATG aatTCTTAAAAATGATGACGAACAGCTAG
- the LOC128179055 gene encoding calmodulin-like isoform X2: MANSSHLSEIKTLFSTFDKNKDGYLTSKEVAALLQSGKLSANVPYNAIQKVVREVEKRDKKMVNITQLMEVLGRHCSEFNPMADMMEAFKVFDKNGDGVISVSELRHVMNNLGERLTDRELQQMFRNADQDGDGEINFNEFLKMMTNS; encoded by the exons ATGGCTAACTCATCACACCTGTCGG agattaagactttattttctacatttgaCAAAAACAAGGACGGCTACCTGACATCTAAAGAAGTTGCAGCTCTACTGCAGTCAGGGAAGCTCAGTGCAAATGTACCCTACAATGCTATACAAAAGGTCGTGCGGGAAGTCGAAAAAAGGG ACAAAAAGATGGTGAACATTACGCAGCTTATGGAGGTCTTAGGACGGCACTGCTCCGAGTTTAATCCAATGGCAGACATGATGGAAGCCTTCAAGGTGTTCGACAAGAATGGCGACGGCGTGATTAGCGTGTCAGAACTACGTCACGTGATGAACAACCTCGGAGAGAGGCTGACAGACCGAGAGCTTCAGCAGATGTTCAGAAACGCCGATCAAGATGGCGATGGAGAAATCAACTTCAATG aatTCTTAAAAATGATGACGAACAGCTAG
- the LOC128179023 gene encoding phosphatidylinositol 3-kinase catalytic subunit type 3-like isoform X2 — protein sequence MMGEMNDRFHYVYSCDLDVNLQIKIGTLEGERQRPDYKELLDDPMLKFSGVYGEECSDLYVTCQVFADGHPLSLSMSTSYKAFSTRWNWNEWITLPVKYSDLPRNAILSLTIWDIYGTNKSIPVGSTVIPLFGKRGTYRQGMHDLKVWPDMLPDPSSNSTTPGKSKDHKDQMSKLAKLSKKHRDGHMLKVDWLDRLTFREIEMINEKQKRDSKFMYLMIEFPLIHYEDIEYSVVYFEKDGDEPLVYKTIPDLVQVPDPEIDMENLVESKHHRLARSLRSGPTDRDMKPDAKTRNLLHEIVRYPPTKTLTSEEEDLVWKFRFYLCNQKKALTKFLKCVNWKQPQESRQGIELLTRWSPMDVEDALELLSPAFSHPTVRKYAVSRLRQADDQDLLLYLLQLVQALKYEDFEEIMRYNDSIVDRKDSVSDTSAPEKTRTTSVLSRASSNESILHALGGSSPSQSESPESKLEREMDLASFLISRACNNTSLANYFYWYLSVECVDPNGLDVKDSKVTKMYQHVLKRFSQALFKESNESRQRRSMIARQQTFIDRLVDLVKIVTRESGNRKKKIERLQALLHDQEACKFDFSNFEPLSLPLDPDIKICGIIPEKATLFKSNLMPCKFVFKMVEGGEYMAMYKHGDDLRQDNLILQIITLMDKLLMRDNLDLKLTPYKVLATSCKHGFVQFVESVAVAEVLNQHTGIQSFFKICAPCENTPYGFQPEVMDNFVKSCAGYCVITYVLGVGDRHFDNLLLTKTGKLFHVDFGFILGRDPKLLPPLMKLTTEMIDGMGGPNSEHFHDFKKLCYTAFLAIRRSSNLILNLFTLMVNANIPDIAIEPDKSVKKVQDKFVLHLTDEEAVQYMQNVIDGSVSAMMPVLVERFHTIAQKWRK from the exons ATGATGGGGGAAATGAATGATCGATTTCATTACGTTTACAGTTGTGATCTAGATGTAAATCTTCAAATTAAGAT AGGGACACTGGAGGGAGAGCGGCAGAGGCCTGACTACAAAGAACTTCTGGATGACCCTATGCTGAAGTTTTCTGGGGTGTATGGAGAGGAATGTTCTGACCTGTACGTTACCTGTCAGGTGTTTGCAGATGGACACCCACTCTCCCTGTCAATGAGCACCTCCTACAAAGCATTCAGCACTAGATGGAA ttggAATGAATGGATAACACTTCCTGTCAAGTACAGTGATCTTCCAAGGAACGCCATCCTTAGTTTAACCATTTGGGACATTTATGGAACCAATAAGTCCATTCCTGTAGGCAGCACAGTTATTCCTTTGTTTGGAAAAAGAGG AACCTACCGACAAGGCATGCATGATTTGAAGGTGTGGCCAGACATGCTCCCTGACCCCAGCTCAAACTCCACCACCCCAGGGAAGTCTAAGGATCACAAGGACCAAATGAGCAAATTAGCCAAG ctGAGCAAGAAACACCGAGATGGCCACATGCTAAAAGTAGATTGGTTAGATCGGCTTACATTCCGTGAAATTGAAATGATCAATGAAAAACAGAAAAGGGACTCCAAGTTTATGTATCTGATGATTGAATTCCCCCTCATACATTATGAAGATATCGAGTACTCAGTTGTCTACTTTGAAAAG GATGGAGATGAACCTTTGGTTTACAAAACAATACCTGATTTAGTTCAAGTGCCTGATCCAGAAATTGACATG gaaaatttGGTGGAAAGTAAACACCACAGATTGGCCAGGAGTTTGAGAAGTGGTCCAACGGATAGAGACATGAAGCCAGATGCCAAAACCAGAAATCTACTCCAT GAAATTGTCCGCTATCCACCCACTAAAACTCTCACATCTGAAGAGGAAGACTTGGTGTGGAAATTTAGGTTTTACCTATGTAACCAGAAAAAG GCCTTGACAAAGTTTTTGAAGTGTGTGAACTGGAAACAACCTCAGGAATCCCGTCAGGGGATAGAACTCCTTACCCGCTGGAGTCCCATGGATGTGGAGGATGCCCTGGAACTTCTCTCCCCAGCCTTCTCGCACCCCACGGTCAGGAAGTACGCTGTGTCCCGACTCAGGCAGGCCGATGATCAG GATCTTTTGCTGTATCTGCTCCAACTGGTTCAGGCCCTGAAGTATGAGGACTTTGAGGAGATCATGAGATACAATGACAGCATAGTAGACAGGAAGGACTCTGTCAGTGACACAAGTGCACCTGAAAAAACCAG GACTACTAGTGTTCTGTCCAGAGCATCTTCCAATGAATCAATCTTGCATGCCTTGGGAGGATCATCTCCCTCACAGTCTGAAAGTCCAGAGTCCAAGCTAGAGAGAGAG atgGATCTTGCCAGTTTTCTGATCTCCCGTGCATGTAACAATACATCTCTTGCAAATTACTTCTACTG GTACTTGTCGGTGGAGTGTGTAGACCCCAATGGCCTTGATGTAAAAGACTCCAAAGTGACCAAAATGTATCAGCATGTTTTGAAGAGGTTCTCGCAGGCTCTGTTCAAG GAGAGTAATGAATCTAGACAGAGACGCTCCATGATTGCTCGGCAGCAGACATTTATAGACAGGCTGGTGGATCTAGTCAAAATTGTAACCAGGGAAAGCGGCAATAGAAAGAAAAAA ATAGAGAGATTGCAGGCTCTACTACATGATCAAGAAGCCTGTAAATTTGATTTCTCCAACTTTGAGCCATTATCACTACCTCTTGACCCAGACATTAAAATTTGTGGAATCATTCCAGAAAAAGCAACTCTATTCAAa AGTAACTTGATGCCTTGTAAATTTGTGTTCAAAATGGTGGAAGGTGGGGAATACATGGCCATGTACAAACATGGGGATGATCTTCGACAGGATAACCTCATTCTGCAAATCATCACTCTGATGGACAAG ttgtTGATGAGAGATAATTTGGATTTAAAGTTGACTCCTTACAAAGTTCTTGCTACCAGCTGTAAGCATG GCTTTGTCCAGTTTGTGGAGTCTGTGGCAGTAGCAGAGGTTCTCAATCAGCACACAGGCATCCAAAGCTTCTTCAAAATTTGTGCCCCGTGTGAAAACACTCCATACGGATTCCAACCTGAAGTCATGGATAATTTTGTGAAGAGCTGTG ctGGCTACTGTGTCATAACATATGTGCTAGGTGTTGGAGATCGGCATTTCGATAATTTATTGCTGACAAAGACAG GAAAGCTATTCCATGTAGACTTTGGCTTCATACTTGGGCGGGACCCCAAGCTCCTCCCCCCACTGATGAAGCTGACAACAGAAATGATTGACGGAATGGGCGGCCCAAACTCTGAGCATTTCCATGATTTTAAGAAACTCTGCTACACAGCTTTTCTTGCAATCAGAAG GTCTTCCAACCTCATTCTAAATCTGTTCACGTTAATGGTCAATGCCAACATTCCAGACATCGCTATAGAGCCTGATAAATCAGTCAAAAAG GTTCAGGACAAGTTTGTTCTCCACCTGACAGATGAAGAGGCGGTGCAGTACATGCAGAATGTAATTGACGGCAGCGTGTCGGCCATGATGCCAGTGCTGGTAGAGAGATTCCACACTATAGCACAG aaatggAGGAAATAG
- the LOC128179023 gene encoding phosphatidylinositol 3-kinase catalytic subunit type 3-like isoform X1, whose product MMGEMNDRFHYVYSCDLDVNLQIKIGTLEGERQRPDYKELLDDPMLKFSGVYGEECSDLYVTCQVFADGHPLSLSMSTSYKAFSTRWNWNEWITLPVKYSDLPRNAILSLTIWDIYGTNKSIPVGSTVIPLFGKRGTYRQGMHDLKVWPDMLPDPSSNSTTPGKSKDHKDQMSKLAKLSKKHRDGHMLKVDWLDRLTFREIEMINEKQKRDSKFMYLMIEFPLIHYEDIEYSVVYFEKDGDEPLVYKTIPDLVQVPDPEIDMENLVESKHHRLARSLRSGPTDRDMKPDAKTRNLLHEIVRYPPTKTLTSEEEDLVWKFRFYLCNQKKALTKFLKCVNWKQPQESRQGIELLTRWSPMDVEDALELLSPAFSHPTVRKYAVSRLRQADDQDLLLYLLQLVQALKYEDFEEIMRYNDSIVDRKDSVSDTSAPEKTRTTSVLSRASSNESILHALGGSSPSQSESPESKLEREMDLASFLISRACNNTSLANYFYWYLSVECVDPNGLDVKDSKVTKMYQHVLKRFSQALFKESNESRQRRSMIARQQTFIDRLVDLVKIVTRESGNRKKKIERLQALLHDQEACKFDFSNFEPLSLPLDPDIKICGIIPEKATLFKSNLMPCKFVFKMVEGGEYMAMYKHGDDLRQDNLILQIITLMDKLLMRDNLDLKLTPYKVLATSCKHGFVQFVESVAVAEVLNQHTGIQSFFKICAPCENTPYGFQPEVMDNFVKSCAGYCVITYVLGVGDRHFDNLLLTKTGKLFHVDFGFILGRDPKLLPPLMKLTTEMIDGMGGPNSEHFHDFKKLCYTAFLAIRRSSNLILNLFTLMVNANIPDIAIEPDKSVKKVQDKFVLHLTDEEAVQYMQNVIDGSVSAMMPVLVERFHTIAQASTSQTLYIKYTL is encoded by the exons ATGATGGGGGAAATGAATGATCGATTTCATTACGTTTACAGTTGTGATCTAGATGTAAATCTTCAAATTAAGAT AGGGACACTGGAGGGAGAGCGGCAGAGGCCTGACTACAAAGAACTTCTGGATGACCCTATGCTGAAGTTTTCTGGGGTGTATGGAGAGGAATGTTCTGACCTGTACGTTACCTGTCAGGTGTTTGCAGATGGACACCCACTCTCCCTGTCAATGAGCACCTCCTACAAAGCATTCAGCACTAGATGGAA ttggAATGAATGGATAACACTTCCTGTCAAGTACAGTGATCTTCCAAGGAACGCCATCCTTAGTTTAACCATTTGGGACATTTATGGAACCAATAAGTCCATTCCTGTAGGCAGCACAGTTATTCCTTTGTTTGGAAAAAGAGG AACCTACCGACAAGGCATGCATGATTTGAAGGTGTGGCCAGACATGCTCCCTGACCCCAGCTCAAACTCCACCACCCCAGGGAAGTCTAAGGATCACAAGGACCAAATGAGCAAATTAGCCAAG ctGAGCAAGAAACACCGAGATGGCCACATGCTAAAAGTAGATTGGTTAGATCGGCTTACATTCCGTGAAATTGAAATGATCAATGAAAAACAGAAAAGGGACTCCAAGTTTATGTATCTGATGATTGAATTCCCCCTCATACATTATGAAGATATCGAGTACTCAGTTGTCTACTTTGAAAAG GATGGAGATGAACCTTTGGTTTACAAAACAATACCTGATTTAGTTCAAGTGCCTGATCCAGAAATTGACATG gaaaatttGGTGGAAAGTAAACACCACAGATTGGCCAGGAGTTTGAGAAGTGGTCCAACGGATAGAGACATGAAGCCAGATGCCAAAACCAGAAATCTACTCCAT GAAATTGTCCGCTATCCACCCACTAAAACTCTCACATCTGAAGAGGAAGACTTGGTGTGGAAATTTAGGTTTTACCTATGTAACCAGAAAAAG GCCTTGACAAAGTTTTTGAAGTGTGTGAACTGGAAACAACCTCAGGAATCCCGTCAGGGGATAGAACTCCTTACCCGCTGGAGTCCCATGGATGTGGAGGATGCCCTGGAACTTCTCTCCCCAGCCTTCTCGCACCCCACGGTCAGGAAGTACGCTGTGTCCCGACTCAGGCAGGCCGATGATCAG GATCTTTTGCTGTATCTGCTCCAACTGGTTCAGGCCCTGAAGTATGAGGACTTTGAGGAGATCATGAGATACAATGACAGCATAGTAGACAGGAAGGACTCTGTCAGTGACACAAGTGCACCTGAAAAAACCAG GACTACTAGTGTTCTGTCCAGAGCATCTTCCAATGAATCAATCTTGCATGCCTTGGGAGGATCATCTCCCTCACAGTCTGAAAGTCCAGAGTCCAAGCTAGAGAGAGAG atgGATCTTGCCAGTTTTCTGATCTCCCGTGCATGTAACAATACATCTCTTGCAAATTACTTCTACTG GTACTTGTCGGTGGAGTGTGTAGACCCCAATGGCCTTGATGTAAAAGACTCCAAAGTGACCAAAATGTATCAGCATGTTTTGAAGAGGTTCTCGCAGGCTCTGTTCAAG GAGAGTAATGAATCTAGACAGAGACGCTCCATGATTGCTCGGCAGCAGACATTTATAGACAGGCTGGTGGATCTAGTCAAAATTGTAACCAGGGAAAGCGGCAATAGAAAGAAAAAA ATAGAGAGATTGCAGGCTCTACTACATGATCAAGAAGCCTGTAAATTTGATTTCTCCAACTTTGAGCCATTATCACTACCTCTTGACCCAGACATTAAAATTTGTGGAATCATTCCAGAAAAAGCAACTCTATTCAAa AGTAACTTGATGCCTTGTAAATTTGTGTTCAAAATGGTGGAAGGTGGGGAATACATGGCCATGTACAAACATGGGGATGATCTTCGACAGGATAACCTCATTCTGCAAATCATCACTCTGATGGACAAG ttgtTGATGAGAGATAATTTGGATTTAAAGTTGACTCCTTACAAAGTTCTTGCTACCAGCTGTAAGCATG GCTTTGTCCAGTTTGTGGAGTCTGTGGCAGTAGCAGAGGTTCTCAATCAGCACACAGGCATCCAAAGCTTCTTCAAAATTTGTGCCCCGTGTGAAAACACTCCATACGGATTCCAACCTGAAGTCATGGATAATTTTGTGAAGAGCTGTG ctGGCTACTGTGTCATAACATATGTGCTAGGTGTTGGAGATCGGCATTTCGATAATTTATTGCTGACAAAGACAG GAAAGCTATTCCATGTAGACTTTGGCTTCATACTTGGGCGGGACCCCAAGCTCCTCCCCCCACTGATGAAGCTGACAACAGAAATGATTGACGGAATGGGCGGCCCAAACTCTGAGCATTTCCATGATTTTAAGAAACTCTGCTACACAGCTTTTCTTGCAATCAGAAG GTCTTCCAACCTCATTCTAAATCTGTTCACGTTAATGGTCAATGCCAACATTCCAGACATCGCTATAGAGCCTGATAAATCAGTCAAAAAG GTTCAGGACAAGTTTGTTCTCCACCTGACAGATGAAGAGGCGGTGCAGTACATGCAGAATGTAATTGACGGCAGCGTGTCGGCCATGATGCCAGTGCTGGTAGAGAGATTCCACACTATAGCACAGGCAAGTACTAGTCAAACCCTGTACATCAAATACACACTATAG